The following proteins are encoded in a genomic region of Hoeflea phototrophica DFL-43:
- a CDS encoding LysR family transcriptional regulator: MKTPFDLRLLTTFAAVAEHQSFSRAAKALGVAKGTVSRTITQLEAELGIELVHRTTHHVALSTAGAALYERTRGHLSALQTSVSNLPELEDEPSGLLRIAAAPEFGVLVLPAIISAFSQRFPNVRFDIRLSTDNADLVREGYDLAIRVATGSLKDSALKMRRIARGTTAFYAAPAYIARQGRPKRLLEKRHSWVLHAGIVQLLKLDADGVQYCVDDFFLARDLMREGVGVGLLPTFMARSDLKEGLLEEVSLQEPHVLFGDLVVLYPSSGQTPKKVTAFRDFLVETLKSGTVL, translated from the coding sequence ATGAAGACACCATTTGACCTGAGACTGCTGACGACGTTCGCTGCGGTCGCCGAGCACCAAAGCTTCTCCAGGGCGGCCAAGGCACTTGGGGTGGCGAAGGGCACGGTGAGCCGCACAATCACTCAGCTTGAGGCTGAACTGGGCATCGAGCTGGTCCACCGGACGACCCACCATGTGGCGCTGTCGACTGCCGGTGCTGCGCTTTATGAGCGTACGCGCGGGCATCTCTCGGCGCTGCAGACGTCTGTCAGCAACCTGCCGGAGCTTGAGGACGAGCCTTCAGGATTGTTGCGCATTGCCGCAGCACCCGAATTCGGTGTGCTGGTGCTGCCGGCGATCATATCGGCGTTTTCGCAGCGCTTTCCCAATGTGCGCTTCGACATCCGCCTGAGCACAGACAATGCCGACCTGGTCCGAGAGGGCTACGATCTGGCGATCAGGGTTGCAACCGGCTCACTCAAGGATTCGGCCTTGAAAATGCGCCGCATCGCTCGCGGCACGACCGCCTTCTATGCTGCCCCGGCCTATATCGCGCGCCAGGGACGTCCAAAACGACTGCTCGAAAAACGCCACAGCTGGGTGTTGCACGCAGGTATTGTTCAATTGCTCAAGTTAGATGCCGATGGCGTACAGTACTGCGTTGACGACTTCTTTCTGGCGCGCGACCTGATGCGCGAGGGCGTTGGCGTCGGCTTGCTGCCGACCTTCATGGCGCGCAGCGACCTCAAGGAAGGCTTGCTTGAGGAGGTGTCGCTGCAGGAACCTCATGTGCTCTTTGGTGATCTTGTCGTGCTTTATCCGTCAAGCGGTCAGACACCAAAGAAAGTCACGGCATTTCGCGACTTTCTGGTTGAGACCCTCAAGTCGGGCACTGTGCTGTAA
- a CDS encoding amino acid ABC transporter permease, which translates to MEFRFFEIYRSQEYMGLLAEGAALSSALAIGSGLLGFLLAAVLSSLRYFEVPGLRHFATAYVEVIRNTPLIVQLFFFAFGLPLLVGYAWPFWAHALLALTINFSGYFSEILRAGYAAVPAGQVEAAMALGVKKLTLFRKVIFPQAVAAMYSSLNSQFIFLFLTTGVIAEIGVTDLTSAGLFIDSRTFRSFEVFITLTVIYILLALAFKALLNGAYYQMFQWKRAR; encoded by the coding sequence ATGGAGTTTCGGTTTTTTGAGATCTATCGCAGCCAGGAATATATGGGGCTGCTTGCGGAGGGCGCAGCGCTCAGTTCGGCGCTGGCGATCGGAAGCGGCCTGCTGGGGTTCCTGCTTGCTGCTGTTTTGTCATCCTTGCGTTACTTCGAAGTCCCGGGCTTGCGCCATTTCGCCACCGCCTATGTCGAGGTCATCCGCAACACGCCGCTGATCGTGCAGCTGTTCTTCTTCGCCTTCGGGCTACCGCTTCTGGTCGGTTACGCCTGGCCGTTCTGGGCGCATGCGTTGCTGGCGCTGACGATCAATTTTTCCGGATATTTCTCCGAGATCCTGCGCGCCGGTTATGCGGCCGTCCCGGCGGGTCAGGTGGAAGCGGCCATGGCGCTGGGGGTGAAGAAGCTCACCCTGTTCCGCAAGGTCATTTTCCCGCAGGCCGTCGCTGCGATGTATTCCTCGCTCAACAGTCAGTTCATCTTCCTGTTCCTGACCACCGGTGTGATCGCGGAAATCGGGGTGACGGACCTGACCTCAGCCGGGTTGTTCATCGACAGCCGGACCTTCCGCTCGTTCGAGGTCTTCATCACGCTGACGGTGATCTACATCCTGCTGGCACTGGCGTTCAAGGCGCTGCTTAACGGGGCCTATTACCAGATGTTCCAGTGGAAGCGCGCCCGATGA
- the nthB gene encoding nitrile hydratase subunit beta, with amino-acid sequence MNGPHDLGGQMGFGPIAPDPAEPKFHADWERRALGITLAAGTMGAWNIDESRHTRESLHPALYYNASYYEIWIRALEKLLERHGFVSADEIEAGHKVWKGVVPKRVLKAGDVAETLARGGPCDRAVLTAPKFKPGDRVRTINEHPTGHTRLPRYARGKTGVVEAWREGYVFPDTNAHGNGENPQHVYTVTFEGRELWGKKSDPALTVSIDAWESYLEHV; translated from the coding sequence ATGAATGGCCCACACGATCTTGGCGGCCAGATGGGGTTTGGCCCGATTGCGCCCGACCCGGCCGAGCCGAAATTTCATGCGGACTGGGAGCGCCGGGCGCTCGGCATCACGCTGGCCGCCGGCACCATGGGGGCCTGGAACATCGATGAAAGCCGCCACACCCGCGAAAGCCTGCATCCCGCGCTCTACTACAATGCGAGCTATTACGAGATCTGGATCCGGGCGCTGGAAAAACTGCTTGAACGCCATGGCTTTGTCTCCGCTGACGAGATCGAAGCCGGCCACAAGGTCTGGAAGGGCGTGGTGCCCAAAAGGGTTCTCAAGGCCGGGGATGTCGCCGAAACGCTGGCCCGCGGCGGCCCGTGCGACCGCGCAGTGCTGACAGCGCCGAAGTTCAAGCCCGGAGACCGGGTTCGCACCATCAATGAGCACCCGACGGGCCATACCCGGCTGCCTCGCTATGCCCGCGGCAAGACAGGCGTCGTCGAGGCCTGGCGCGAGGGATACGTTTTCCCCGACACCAATGCCCATGGCAACGGCGAGAACCCACAGCATGTCTACACCGTCACATTCGAGGGGCGCGAATTGTGGGGCAAAAAATCCGATCCGGCACTCACCGTCTCGATCGACGCCTGGGAGAGCTATCTTGAGCACGTCTGA
- a CDS encoding spermidine synthase produces the protein MIPWERLDAVTLEDGVELKLMRRGTEYSIMLGSNELMNSRLSGSEEALANLAAERLEGRASPRILIGGLGMGFTVRAALAALGQGASITVAELVPEVVAWAQGPMASLFAGCLDDPRVALHQGDVGELIRTARSGWDAILLDVDNGPDGLTRGGNDALYSASGLAAAHQALAPGGIFSVWSSAPDPAFTQRLRHAGFQVEEKPTRASTKKRGARHMIWLALRPA, from the coding sequence ATGATCCCCTGGGAACGGCTGGATGCCGTCACGCTCGAAGATGGCGTCGAGCTCAAGCTGATGCGCCGCGGCACGGAATATTCAATCATGCTCGGCTCCAACGAGTTGATGAACAGCCGTCTGAGTGGATCGGAAGAGGCGCTGGCCAATCTGGCGGCGGAAAGGCTTGAAGGGCGGGCGTCGCCGCGGATTCTGATTGGCGGACTGGGAATGGGGTTCACCGTGCGCGCTGCCTTGGCGGCACTGGGTCAAGGCGCTTCCATCACGGTCGCGGAACTTGTTCCCGAGGTTGTCGCCTGGGCGCAAGGGCCAATGGCATCGCTCTTTGCAGGCTGTCTCGATGATCCGCGCGTGGCCCTGCATCAGGGGGATGTCGGCGAGTTGATCCGAACCGCCAGGAGCGGGTGGGATGCGATCCTGCTTGATGTCGACAACGGCCCCGATGGGCTGACGCGTGGAGGCAATGATGCACTCTATTCCGCCAGCGGACTGGCCGCTGCACATCAGGCCCTTGCGCCGGGCGGCATCTTTTCGGTCTGGTCGTCCGCTCCTGACCCGGCGTTTACCCAGCGGCTCCGGCATGCGGGTTTCCAGGTTGAAGAAAAGCCAACCCGCGCCAGCACCAAGAAGCGCGGCGCGCGCCATATGATCTGGCTGGCATTGCGCCCCGCCTGA
- a CDS encoding NADH:flavin oxidoreductase, protein MPTLPNTDSLFRPFELKSLKLKNRIVMAPMTRVFSPEGIPGPDVAAYYRRRAENEVGLILSEGTVVDRPASRNEAGIPFFHGADALAGWADVINGVHAAGGKMGPQIWHTGATRGMFGWTPEAPVESPSGLNAPGDPNGVAMSDEDIADTIAAFAKAAADAKRLGFDVVEIHGAHGYLIDQFFWHATNQRDDRYGGASLKERSRFAAEVVAATRAAVGPDYPLLMRLSQWKQQDFEVRLATTPGEMEDWLMPLKDAGVDIFHCSQRRFWEPEFPEIDGEEGLNFAGWAKKLTGAATISVGSVGLSGEFMAAFGGETSSPVGLDGLVRRMEAGEFDLIAVGRAILGDPQWVTKIRTGSADDLKAFDPASLAELV, encoded by the coding sequence ATGCCAACACTTCCCAACACCGACAGCCTGTTCCGCCCCTTCGAATTGAAGTCGCTGAAGCTCAAGAACCGGATCGTCATGGCCCCAATGACGCGGGTTTTCTCGCCTGAGGGTATTCCCGGGCCGGATGTGGCTGCCTACTACCGCCGCCGTGCCGAGAACGAAGTCGGACTGATCCTCTCCGAGGGAACGGTGGTCGACAGGCCCGCCTCGCGCAACGAGGCCGGAATTCCCTTTTTCCACGGCGCGGACGCGCTTGCCGGCTGGGCCGATGTCATCAACGGCGTGCATGCCGCAGGCGGCAAGATGGGCCCGCAGATCTGGCACACCGGCGCGACCCGCGGCATGTTCGGCTGGACGCCCGAAGCGCCAGTCGAGAGCCCGTCAGGCCTAAACGCCCCCGGCGACCCGAACGGCGTTGCCATGAGCGATGAGGACATCGCCGACACGATAGCCGCCTTTGCAAAGGCCGCAGCGGATGCAAAGCGGCTTGGATTTGACGTGGTCGAGATCCATGGTGCGCATGGCTATCTGATCGACCAGTTCTTCTGGCACGCCACAAACCAGCGCGACGACCGCTATGGCGGCGCGTCGCTGAAGGAACGTTCCCGCTTCGCTGCCGAAGTGGTGGCTGCAACCCGCGCCGCAGTCGGCCCCGATTATCCGCTGTTGATGCGGCTCAGCCAGTGGAAGCAGCAGGATTTCGAGGTCCGGCTTGCCACCACACCCGGTGAGATGGAAGACTGGCTGATGCCGCTCAAGGACGCTGGCGTCGACATTTTCCATTGCTCGCAACGCCGCTTCTGGGAACCGGAATTTCCCGAAATCGATGGCGAGGAAGGTCTCAATTTTGCCGGCTGGGCCAAGAAGCTGACCGGCGCTGCCACCATCTCCGTCGGATCGGTGGGACTGTCGGGCGAATTCATGGCCGCGTTCGGTGGAGAGACATCCTCCCCGGTGGGCCTCGATGGCCTGGTCAGGCGCATGGAAGCCGGGGAATTCGACCTGATCGCTGTCGGCCGCGCGATCCTGGGAGACCCGCAATGGGTGACCAAGATCAGGACCGGCAGCGCGGATGATCTCAAGGCGTTCGATCCCGCATCATTGGCCGAACTGGTCTGA
- a CDS encoding nitrile hydratase accessory protein yields the protein MPGGETPDAPVFAEPWQAQAFALAVALNERGLFTWSEWAAELSRQVASPAAAQDGSDYYEHWLAALEALITAKGIAGQEAIDAMSDAWQRAAHATPHGMPILLENDPGRG from the coding sequence TTGCCCGGCGGCGAAACGCCCGACGCCCCGGTCTTTGCCGAGCCCTGGCAGGCCCAGGCCTTTGCGCTCGCCGTGGCGCTCAACGAGCGTGGGCTGTTCACTTGGAGCGAATGGGCGGCAGAGCTGTCCCGGCAGGTTGCAAGCCCCGCTGCGGCGCAGGATGGCAGTGACTATTATGAGCACTGGCTCGCAGCGCTCGAAGCGTTGATCACCGCGAAAGGTATCGCCGGACAAGAGGCGATAGACGCGATGTCCGACGCCTGGCAGCGTGCCGCCCACGCCACCCCGCATGGCATGCCGATTTTGCTGGAAAACGATCCCGGGCGCGGGTGA
- a CDS encoding ATP-dependent DNA helicase produces MKFSPQQDEALKAVARWLKDGRSPVFRLFGYAGTGKTTLAKHFAEHVDGEVLFAAFTGKAAQVLRARGASNARTIHSLIYRPKGEEEVSDEETGKTTVSPLFSINRQSPLAQAALIIIDECSMVDEALGRDLMSFGTPILVLGDPGQLPPISGGGYFTEHEPDILLTEIHRQARDNPIIDLAMQVREGNEIMHGDYGTAQVIGKNQVDRDMVLEADQVLVGTNRTRRRYNMRLRELKGFTQAIPQAGDKLVCLRNDPSKALLNGSLWQVMTSSKETVKPGINLMIRPEDDDMDRGASKIKLLKSVFEDPDLEVPWSTKKRYDDFDYGYALTVHKAQGSQWNSVVLFDESYAFRDTRERWLYTAITRAAERLVIVR; encoded by the coding sequence ATGAAGTTTTCACCCCAACAGGATGAGGCGCTCAAGGCCGTCGCGCGCTGGCTCAAGGATGGCCGTTCACCGGTCTTCCGGCTGTTCGGCTATGCCGGCACCGGCAAGACGACGCTGGCCAAGCATTTTGCCGAGCATGTCGATGGCGAGGTGCTGTTTGCCGCCTTCACCGGCAAGGCGGCCCAGGTGCTGCGCGCCCGCGGCGCTTCCAATGCCCGCACCATCCATTCGCTGATCTACCGGCCCAAGGGCGAGGAGGAGGTGTCCGACGAGGAGACCGGCAAGACCACGGTCTCGCCCCTGTTCTCGATCAACCGGCAGAGCCCGCTGGCGCAAGCCGCGCTGATCATCATCGATGAATGCTCGATGGTGGATGAGGCGCTGGGCCGCGACCTGATGAGTTTTGGCACGCCGATCCTGGTCCTGGGCGATCCCGGTCAGCTTCCGCCAATCTCCGGCGGCGGCTATTTCACCGAGCACGAACCCGACATTCTGCTCACCGAAATTCACCGTCAGGCCCGCGACAACCCGATTATCGATCTCGCCATGCAGGTGCGCGAAGGCAACGAGATCATGCATGGCGATTACGGCACCGCACAGGTGATCGGCAAGAACCAGGTTGACCGCGACATGGTGCTCGAGGCCGATCAGGTGCTGGTCGGCACCAACCGCACAAGGCGGCGCTACAACATGCGCCTGCGCGAGCTCAAGGGCTTCACCCAGGCGATCCCGCAGGCGGGTGACAAGCTTGTGTGCCTGAGAAACGACCCCTCCAAGGCGCTGCTCAACGGCTCGCTCTGGCAGGTGATGACCTCGTCGAAAGAGACCGTCAAACCCGGCATCAACCTGATGATCCGCCCAGAAGACGACGACATGGATCGCGGCGCCTCCAAGATCAAGTTGCTTAAAAGCGTGTTCGAGGACCCTGATCTCGAAGTCCCGTGGTCAACCAAGAAGCGTTACGACGATTTCGACTATGGCTACGCGCTGACCGTCCACAAGGCGCAAGGCTCGCAGTGGAATTCGGTTGTACTGTTCGACGAAAGCTACGCCTTCCGCGACACAAGAGAGCGCTGGCTCTACACCGCGATCACAAGGGCGGCGGAGCGGTTGGTGATCGTCAGGTGA
- the nthA gene encoding nitrile hydratase subunit alpha produces the protein MGHDHSHDHDHDNELDPFAARVRALETILTQKGLIDPAAIDAIVDTYEHKVGPRNGARVVARAWCDPKFADWLKRDATEAIASLGYTGRQGEHMQAVFNTEDTHNLIVCTLCSCYPWTVLGVPPTWYKAPAFRSQAVIDPRGVLAEFGLKLPEATRIRVWDSTAELRYMVVPARPAETDGLGEDELARLVTRDSMIGTGLPLRPGSLDPRALWPVAGAPDALEPKP, from the coding sequence ATGGGACACGATCACAGCCACGACCACGATCATGACAACGAACTCGACCCCTTTGCCGCAAGGGTCAGGGCGCTTGAGACCATCCTCACCCAAAAAGGCCTGATCGATCCTGCCGCCATCGATGCCATTGTCGACACTTACGAACACAAAGTCGGCCCGCGCAATGGCGCCCGCGTGGTGGCCAGGGCATGGTGCGATCCGAAGTTTGCCGATTGGCTTAAGCGCGATGCCACCGAGGCGATTGCCTCGCTCGGCTACACGGGCCGCCAGGGTGAGCACATGCAGGCAGTGTTCAACACGGAAGACACCCACAATCTCATCGTCTGCACGCTCTGCTCCTGCTACCCGTGGACCGTGCTGGGCGTCCCGCCGACCTGGTACAAGGCGCCGGCCTTCCGCAGCCAGGCGGTGATCGATCCGCGCGGCGTGCTGGCCGAATTCGGCCTCAAACTGCCTGAAGCGACCCGGATCAGGGTGTGGGATTCCACTGCCGAGCTGCGCTACATGGTGGTGCCGGCGCGTCCCGCCGAGACCGACGGCCTGGGCGAGGATGAACTGGCCCGCCTCGTGACCCGCGACTCGATGATCGGCACCGGCCTGCCGCTCAGGCCCGGTTCGCTCGATCCGCGGGCCCTGTGGCCTGTGGCGGGCGCGCCGGACGCCTTGGAGCCGAAGCCATGA
- a CDS encoding LysE family translocator: MGMETFLSLITFAFVSSVTPGPNNMMLFASGVNFGFRRTLPHMFGIGFGFLSLLLGVGFGLGALLHTVPELYLALKILGGCYLVYIAWKIGSSRSLPDGKVGANPLSFLQAASFQWVNPKAWVMAVTAMTIFTNPDHYSLSVLLVGLAFTLTNMPSVSTWAGFGSAMRSWLSDPVRLKWFNITMAVLLVASLWPMLR; encoded by the coding sequence ATGGGCATGGAAACGTTCCTTTCGTTGATCACCTTTGCCTTCGTGTCTTCGGTGACGCCAGGTCCCAACAACATGATGCTGTTTGCCTCGGGGGTGAATTTCGGCTTCCGCCGCACCCTCCCGCACATGTTCGGCATCGGTTTTGGCTTTCTCTCGCTGCTTCTGGGTGTGGGCTTCGGCCTTGGCGCGCTGCTGCATACGGTGCCCGAACTCTATCTTGCGCTGAAAATTCTGGGCGGTTGCTACCTTGTCTACATCGCCTGGAAGATCGGCAGTTCCCGGTCGCTTCCCGATGGCAAGGTCGGCGCAAATCCGTTGTCTTTTCTGCAGGCCGCCAGCTTCCAGTGGGTCAACCCGAAAGCCTGGGTGATGGCGGTGACCGCCATGACGATTTTCACCAATCCCGACCATTACAGCCTCTCGGTGCTGCTGGTCGGCCTGGCTTTCACGCTCACCAACATGCCAAGCGTCTCGACCTGGGCCGGCTTCGGCTCGGCGATGCGCTCATGGCTCTCCGATCCGGTCCGTCTCAAATGGTTCAACATCACCATGGCAGTGCTGCTGGTGGCGAGCCTCTGGCCGATGTTGCGATAG
- a CDS encoding aldo/keto reductase yields MVGPLPHVSFADGTRVPALGLGTWHMGETRASASDEIRALKAGIDCGMTLIDTAEMYASGGAEEITGEAIQGRRDEVFLVSKVLPSNASRKGTIAACEASLKRLGTDRIDLYLLHWPGRHPLRGTIEAFEELRASGKILRWGVSNFDTVGMKQISSLPGGQNCASNQVLYNLSTRGIEFDLLPWMAEQSMPLMAYSPLDEGRLMRHPGLGRMAGQLGVTPAQLALAFLLTRDNVISIPKSSSPERVMENRASADIALSDGQLAELDLMFPPPRSREPLQMI; encoded by the coding sequence ATGGTCGGCCCCCTCCCTCATGTTTCCTTTGCCGATGGCACACGCGTTCCCGCGCTGGGGCTTGGTACCTGGCACATGGGCGAGACCCGTGCTTCCGCCAGCGATGAAATCCGGGCGCTCAAGGCCGGAATCGATTGCGGCATGACGCTGATCGATACGGCTGAGATGTATGCCTCAGGCGGCGCGGAGGAAATCACCGGCGAAGCCATACAGGGGCGTCGGGATGAAGTGTTTTTGGTCTCCAAGGTGCTTCCGTCCAATGCCAGCCGCAAGGGCACAATCGCGGCCTGCGAAGCCAGCCTGAAGCGGCTTGGTACCGACCGGATCGATTTGTACCTCTTGCACTGGCCGGGCCGGCACCCGCTCAGGGGAACCATCGAGGCGTTCGAGGAACTGCGCGCCTCCGGCAAGATCCTGCGCTGGGGTGTCTCCAATTTCGACACGGTCGGCATGAAACAGATCTCGTCCCTGCCCGGCGGACAGAACTGCGCGTCCAACCAAGTGCTCTACAACCTGTCGACGCGCGGGATAGAGTTCGACCTTTTGCCGTGGATGGCTGAACAGTCGATGCCGCTGATGGCCTATTCACCGCTCGACGAGGGGCGGCTGATGCGGCACCCCGGGCTGGGAAGGATGGCCGGACAACTTGGCGTCACGCCGGCGCAACTGGCACTGGCCTTCCTGCTCACCCGTGACAATGTGATTTCCATTCCCAAGTCATCGAGCCCGGAACGGGTCATGGAAAACCGTGCCAGCGCCGATATCGCCCTTAGCGATGGTCAGCTCGCCGAACTCGACCTGATGTTCCCGCCGCCGCGCTCGCGCGAGCCGCTGCAGATGATCTGA
- a CDS encoding amino acid ABC transporter permease has protein sequence MSELFTAVLGKPFGVVVYQLLAATQYTIYLSLIALIGGGLIALVITIVRTSPYLNAKRVAAGYIWLFQSVPLLMLLFLIGLGIPRILGVNVNPWLAASIALVVYASAYLADVWRGAVESIPAGQWEGARALGLSFLKIVRLVILPQAVRISLAPTVGFTVQIIKGTSLAYIIGFYDLMSIGKRWANAPVSGTEPYVIFPLMALIYFCLCFPLSVWARRLERRLGAVSSKQIPKLP, from the coding sequence ATGAGCGAGCTGTTCACAGCCGTCCTGGGCAAGCCATTCGGCGTGGTGGTCTACCAGCTTCTGGCGGCCACCCAGTATACGATCTACCTTTCCCTGATCGCGCTGATCGGCGGCGGGCTTATCGCGCTGGTGATCACCATCGTGCGAACCTCCCCCTATCTCAACGCAAAGCGGGTGGCGGCCGGCTATATCTGGCTGTTCCAGTCGGTGCCGCTGCTGATGCTCTTGTTTCTCATCGGGCTCGGGATCCCGCGCATTCTGGGGGTCAATGTAAATCCCTGGCTGGCCGCCAGCATTGCCCTGGTGGTCTATGCCAGCGCTTATCTGGCCGATGTCTGGCGCGGCGCTGTTGAATCCATTCCGGCCGGACAATGGGAAGGCGCTCGTGCGCTCGGACTGTCCTTCCTGAAGATCGTCCGGCTGGTGATCCTGCCACAGGCGGTCCGCATCTCGCTGGCACCGACCGTGGGCTTCACGGTGCAGATCATCAAGGGCACATCGCTGGCCTACATCATCGGGTTCTATGACCTGATGAGCATCGGCAAGCGCTGGGCCAATGCGCCGGTGAGCGGCACAGAGCCCTATGTGATCTTCCCGCTGATGGCGCTGATCTATTTCTGCCTGTGCTTTCCCCTCTCGGTCTGGGCCAGACGTCTGGAGCGCAGGCTCGGCGCCGTGTCTTCCAAGCAAATTCCGAAACTTCCCTGA
- a CDS encoding winged helix-turn-helix transcriptional regulator — MDKIACESFSASCPSRVLFEQIADKWSMMVLAVLDAGPVRFNAIKRHLEGITQKALTDCLRRLERNGLVERRVLPTSPVGVEYEITPLGRTLQPPFKALYGWTIEQMPEVEAAREAFDKRTGQSQAI; from the coding sequence ATGGATAAAATCGCCTGTGAGAGCTTTTCGGCCAGCTGTCCGAGCCGTGTGTTGTTCGAGCAGATTGCCGACAAATGGTCGATGATGGTGCTGGCGGTTCTGGATGCGGGGCCGGTGCGTTTCAATGCCATCAAGCGGCATCTGGAAGGCATCACCCAAAAGGCGCTGACCGACTGCCTAAGACGCCTTGAGCGCAATGGCCTTGTCGAGCGGCGGGTGCTGCCGACATCCCCGGTGGGGGTCGAATATGAAATCACCCCGCTCGGCCGCACCCTGCAGCCACCCTTCAAGGCGCTTTATGGCTGGACCATCGAACAAATGCCTGAGGTGGAGGCGGCCCGCGAGGCGTTTGACAAGCGCACCGGTCAATCTCAGGCGATATAG
- a CDS encoding helix-turn-helix domain-containing protein — protein sequence MTKLNALKKKLLKRPDVRTEYVSLADEFSIAEALIRARAEADMTQEQVAERMQTSQSYVAKLESGRVSPSMKALQRYAAATGARLKISLEHAASQ from the coding sequence ATGACGAAGTTGAATGCACTGAAGAAGAAACTGTTGAAGCGCCCCGATGTGCGCACCGAATACGTTTCACTGGCGGACGAGTTTTCGATCGCCGAGGCACTAATCCGTGCCCGTGCCGAGGCCGACATGACCCAGGAGCAGGTTGCTGAGAGAATGCAGACTTCCCAGTCCTATGTTGCCAAACTGGAAAGCGGGCGCGTCAGCCCTTCGATGAAGGCATTGCAACGCTATGCGGCGGCAACAGGTGCCAGACTGAAGATCAGCCTGGAGCATGCGGCGTCTCAATGA
- a CDS encoding transporter substrate-binding domain-containing protein, with translation MLNKLRTATLALCVATVGFAGAAHAELSDILEAGTIKIGIPESFPPFGSLGAEGEYEGYDVDVAKLIAEDLGIDIELVPVTSKQRIPFLETDRVDLIISSMGANPERAKSIWFSSAYAPFFSGAFASTDMAISSMADLAGKKVGVTGGSLEDIELTENSPEGTEIIRFGDNAATLSAYVSGQVDVLVTGNTVAAQVSADNPDLSMETKFIIKESPAFIGVKKGNVDLLQWVNVFILHKKLGGQLNAFSEKWLGQKLPPLPSL, from the coding sequence ATGCTGAATAAACTGAGAACCGCGACCCTGGCGCTTTGCGTCGCAACGGTTGGCTTTGCCGGCGCTGCCCATGCGGAGCTGTCGGACATTCTCGAAGCCGGAACAATCAAGATCGGCATTCCCGAAAGCTTCCCGCCATTCGGTTCACTCGGTGCAGAGGGTGAGTATGAAGGCTACGACGTCGACGTCGCCAAGCTGATCGCCGAGGACCTGGGCATTGACATCGAGCTGGTGCCGGTGACCTCCAAGCAGCGCATTCCGTTTCTGGAAACCGACCGCGTCGACCTGATCATCTCGTCGATGGGCGCCAATCCCGAACGCGCCAAATCGATCTGGTTCTCGAGCGCCTATGCGCCGTTCTTCTCCGGCGCTTTCGCCAGCACGGACATGGCGATTTCGTCGATGGCGGATCTGGCCGGCAAGAAGGTCGGCGTCACCGGCGGCTCGCTCGAAGACATCGAACTCACCGAGAACAGCCCTGAGGGTACCGAGATCATCCGTTTCGGCGACAATGCAGCAACGCTGTCAGCTTATGTTTCGGGCCAGGTGGACGTGCTTGTCACCGGCAACACGGTCGCCGCCCAGGTATCAGCCGACAATCCGGACCTGAGCATGGAAACCAAGTTCATCATCAAGGAATCCCCGGCCTTCATCGGCGTGAAGAAGGGCAATGTGGACCTGCTGCAGTGGGTCAACGTGTTCATTCTGCACAAGAAGCTCGGCGGACAGCTCAACGCGTTCTCCGAGAAATGGCTGGGCCAGAAGCTGCCGCCGCTGCCTTCGCTGTAA
- a CDS encoding type II toxin-antitoxin system RelE/ParE family toxin gives MTWSVETLDAAVDAELSALPADQIAKFIRIGELIEALGLERIRKPHVKHLEGPLWEIRMKGRDGISRALYVVARPKRVVVVRVFAKKTQKTPRREIELALKRAKDVK, from the coding sequence ATGACGTGGAGTGTTGAGACTCTTGATGCGGCAGTCGACGCGGAACTGTCAGCGCTGCCGGCCGATCAGATCGCCAAATTCATCCGAATAGGTGAGTTGATTGAAGCTTTGGGGCTGGAGCGGATCCGGAAACCTCATGTGAAGCATCTGGAAGGCCCGCTTTGGGAAATCCGGATGAAGGGCAGGGATGGTATTTCGCGCGCCCTTTATGTGGTCGCCAGACCCAAACGGGTTGTCGTGGTTCGGGTGTTTGCCAAGAAGACGCAGAAGACCCCGCGGCGTGAGATTGAACTCGCTTTAAAGCGCGCAAAGGACGTCAAATGA